The Sulfurimonas hongkongensis genomic interval CGGCGCTGCTGGGTCCCCTTTGACCGCAACGACTTTACCGCCTTTTGTAGCCATCATAATACCACAGCCGGTACCACAAAAACGACAAGCTGCCTTATCCCATCTCCAGTCGTCCTCAGCTTTAGTAGCTGCTGCTTGTAGTTCTGCTGGTATACTCATACCAATAGCTGCTGCTGCAGATGCGGCCGCTGAACTTTTAAGAAATTTTCTTCTAGAAAGTGACATATTTTCTCCTATTTTATAATCTTCAAGACTAAGCATTTAAAAATTGCTGTATCTCAACTTTTTTTGTTAAGGTGTCCATTAACGATTTAATACTAGCAGTTTGGAGACTAAAAAATCTTTGACTTATGTCAAATGGTTAGAAAAAAGTCTTAAGTTTGGTTTTATATAAGAAAATGTGAATATAAGTAGCACTTAAAATAAACATTATGTTTGAGTATCTTGACAACTCTTTGTAAGTTTTTCAAGTTCTAATTTTAAGTTAGATAGTTTTCTAGTAGAGTTTATAAGCTCCTCTGTTGACTCTATAACTATATCTTCACTATTGTTAAGATGTTTATTTGTCAAAGATTTATCTTTTAGTTCATCTATGATGGAGTCAAACTCATCAGTTAGTTCTTCAAGTTTCGAAGATGCTCTCTCAGATTGTAAAAGGGCTTCATTTGAGTAGTCCATGGCGGAGTTTATCTTTTGAATAAAACAGTTTATAGTATCACTGGCTTCTAGTATTTCAGTTTCACTTTCAGCCGTTATCTCTATGGGTTCGAGCTTTGTTATATCTTTGCTGCTTATAAGTTTTTTGGAGTACTGCATAATGGCTTCCACATGAGATTCGATGGAGCGAAGTTGCAACAAAGAGTATATAAAAAGTAAGAGAAGTGTAGCCCCTGCCGCATATTGAAATGTTTTTATAAAGTTTGTTTTATTTTCACTATAGTCTGTGTACATTGTGACTAGTTTGTCAACATTATCAAGTAGTTTTGTGTTGTCTCTATATATTGTAGTGACAATCTCTTCGAGTTCTGCACTTCTATCTACATTTGAGTTTGTAAAAAGCTTAAAGTTTTGTATATTTTTGTAAAAGTCATCCCAGAGCGCATTTACCTCTGTATGTTGTAGTGAGATTTGATATGTTGGAACTGGATAGATTTTCTTAACTGAATCTCCATTTCTTAAAATATTTAAACCCTCGATAAATTCATCAATTGCGGAGTTTAACTCATAAAAGTCTTTGTTAGAACTGTAATGAATGTAAAAAACATTTTTTGCCATTTTTTGTGTAAGCATTCTTTGTTTACCAGCAATATTTATAATGAGTGCATCTTTTTGATTTTGTTGATTTAAATATATAGTGATAGCGATAACACTAAGCATTAAAGCAATAAGCAGCGCCCCTAGTACTTTTATCTTTGTGCTTATACTTGTAACTTTTTTCATAACATATCTCCCCTATAGATATTATTTAATTTTTCTTGATTTATAATAGATACCACCGCATTTTCTACTTCTATGATGTGGCTTCTTTTTAGTTTATTTAATACTCTTGAGAGAGTTTCAGGCTGAATATGCAACATAAAAGAGACATCTTGGCGCTTTAGAGAGTTAAACATCTCTAAATCATCACTAAGCATATAAGCAACTTTAGCAGTTGCATCAAAGACAAGCTCTCTATTTACGACGCAGTGAAGCTGATGAGTCTTAAGCAGGATCTCATTTATAAACTCATCATTAAGAATGTTTTTAGATAAAAATCTCTTTTTAAACTCCGCAAAATCAACTTCTAAAACAACACTATCTTCCATAAATTCAGAGTTAGAGTAGCAATAGATGGAGTTGTCCTCTAGACTAGTAAGTTCAGAGATTAAAGAGCTTTTATGTATATGATATAAAAATATCTCATTTTCAAATTTATCTATTTTGTAGACTTTTAAAACACCTGAGATTAAGAAGAAAATCTTGTTATACGAATCGTTTTCATAGTAAAGAATTGAGCCCTTTGGATACTCTATGATAGATGAAATCTCTCTTATATCTTCAACCTGCTCAATGCTTAAAGATTTAAAGAGACTTAGCTTTTTGATAAGTTCGAGTTTTTCTTGTGCAATCATTTCTTCAAAAGCTCTTTAGATATAAAATTCTCTTCTTCTATGCTTGTTACTATCTCTTTGATTCGTCTGTTTTTAAATTTTCTTTTTGTCACGGAATCTACCTCGCATGATATATTGCAGGTATTTTAGCATAAAATTAATGGTATAAAAATTGCTATACCATCTATAAACAATAAATAATATAGTATGGGATTTTAATGGAGTTTATTGAGGCACTAAAGTTAAGAAGTAAGCTTTTGTTTCTTTTTATATTTATCACATTGGGGTTAATTATAATCGGTATTATGGGGTATTTTAACACTGCTTCAGTGAAAAAAAATCTTGATACTATATACTTCGGCTCTTTCGTCCCAGTCATTGAGCTAAACAACATACTTCAAGTCTATCATGGAAAAGTCTCAAATACCATCTATAAAGTAAAAAACTCTCAAATGAGTCAAGAACTAGCAGGCATACAGATAAAAGAAGCCATCTCAAATATAGAGTCAGAGTGGAAGCGATACGAGTCTCATTTTAAGAGAGATTATGAGTTGCAATATGTAGAGTATGCAGCTATTGAGATAGCAGCTACAAATGATTTTTTTAAGAAAATGACTTTTAATATATCGCTAGATAGCCTTGTGATGGAGAACTTTGAAGCTAGAGTAGAACATATTCACAACATTATAAAAAAACTTATAAACTATGAGATTGAGCTTGCAAAGTATGAAAGAAAAAGATTTTTATCAGTATATGATAAGCTAATTTTAAATGTAGGAATCATTTTAAGTCTTACAATTGTTGGAGTTCTAATCATCTCTTATTATGTTTTTAAAAGTATCCAAAAAGACCATACGAGGCTAGAGATTGCTACTAAAAATCTACAAAAGGCAAACAAAAAACTTGAAAATGTCTCCTATACAGATGTACTAACAACTCTTCACAACCGAAGGTATTTCAACTTTGTTTATGATAGAGAGTTAAAAAGAGCAAAAAGGACAAAATCCTACATAACTTTTATGATGATGGACATAGACTACTTTAAGCAGTATAATGATACTTATGGACATGTAAAAGGCGATTTTGCACTAAAGAGTGTGGCTAAAGTTTTAAAAGATACCTTGAAACGGCCAAGTGATTTTGTCTTTAGGCTAGGAGGAGAAGAGTTCGGTGCCATACTTACAGACATAGATGAGTCAAACAGTGCTTCTCTTGCAAAAGAGATTTGTCAAAGCGTAAAGAAAAGAGGAATAAAACATGAAACCAGTAAAGCAGGTGAGTTTCTGACCATCTCCATAGGCGTAGTGTGCTCTCAAGCTGATGAAAACCTAGATGTTGATATCCTCATGATGAGAGCCGATGAAATGCTATATAAAGCAAAAGAAAATGGAAGAGACAGTTATGTTATTACTACAAATGTGGCTAAGATTGAATAGGTTATAAGTTAAAGTTATTTGTTAATATGGCATTATTATCAATAAATTATATTTTTTAAGATATGGTCATATAAGAATTTACTGAGTTAAAGGATATTGAGATGACAATAGACGAACTTAAGAAGTACAATGGTCAAAATGGTGCAAAGGACTCTGTGCCTAAACATGCAAAATCAGGATTTGATAACAAAGATGCTTCTAAAAGCATCTCTATCTTAATAGGTGGTGCGGCAGGAATGGGTATTGCCACGCTTGAGAGTATCCTCAATAGTGCATTTAAAAAGAGCGGCTTTTATGTCTACTCAACAAAGGAGTTTATGTCTAGGGTGCGAGGTGGGAGTAATACTACACTAATTAGAATCTCAGATGCTCTAGTTGAAGCGCCATGTTGGGAAGTTGATATATCCATAGCTTTAGATGCACTCGCTTTAGAGCATATGCAGGGTAGATGCCATAAAGATACTATGATTTTTGCAGATGAGGCATTTGGTACAGATGACACTATCTTAGTTGCCATGAAAGAGAGTGCAAAAAAGTTTGGTAGTGCAAAGTATGCAAATACCTATATAGCAGGTATGCTCTTTGGAGCACTTAGTATTGATAGAGACTTTTTGTTAGAGAGTATTGCAGAACATTTTAAAGATGATGAAGTAAACAAAGAGGTTGCACAGCTTGGTTATAAAGAGGGCGCTAAACTAGAAGATAAAGTCAATTTTGAGTTGCCAGAAGTTGATACAGAGAGTGTGAAAAAAATCCACCAGATGGATGGAACTACGGCATGTGGATTTGGCTTTTTAGCAGGCGGATGCAATATGCTAACTGCCTATCCGATGTCTCCATCAACTGGAGTGCTAAACTTTATGGCTTCTATGACAAAGCATCTTGATATAGCTGTGGAGCAGACTGAAGATGAGATAGCATCTCTGCATATGGTGCTTGGCGGTTGGTACGCAGGTGCTAGAGCAATGACCACAACATCTGGTGGTGGTTTTGCTCTGATGGGCGAGGCCTTGAGTCTATCTGGCATGACAGAGACTCCTGCTGTGATATATCTAGCTCAAAGACCAGGGCCTGCAACGGGACTTCCTACAAGGAGTGAGCAGGGCGATTTAAATATGGCTATTTATTCGGGGCATGGACCATTTCCTCGCGTGGTTTTAGCACCAGGATGTTTAAGAGAGTGTATAGACTATGGTTATCTTGCATTTGAGTTAGCAGATCGCTATCAGACTCCTGTTATTTTTCTAAGTGACCAATACTTAGCAGATACTATCTCCATGATAGAAGATGTAGATTTTGCATCTTACGAAGAGCGCAGATATATCGTAAAGACAGATGAAAATTATGAACGATATAGAGATACAGATGATGGCATAAGCCCAAGAGGAATCCCAGGGTTTGGAGATGGACTGATATGCTCTGTAGGTGATGAGCATGATGAGAGAGGCCAGATTACAGAAGACTACAAGATGCGAGAGCAGATGGTTGCAAAAAGAGCTAGAAAAAATGAAGAGCTACTAAAAGAGATAGTTGCACCTGAGGTTCTAGGAGATGGAGATATCGCAATTCTTGGTTGGGGTTCAACCAAAGGTGCTATCTTTGAAGTCTTACAAAACCTAGGCAATCCTCATCTAGCACAAGTGCATTTTGCGTGGGTTTATCCGCTCTCAAAGGAGCAGTTGAGCGTTCTTGAAAAATTCTCTCACATCATTGTAGTAGAGAACAATGCTGATGGTGCCTTTGCAAATCAGTTAAAGCTTCATGATGTGAAAATTTACAAGCAAATCTTACAATCTAACGGTTTTAATTTCTTTACAGATCAACTAAGCGTAATGATTGAAGAGTCAATTAAGGAGATATTATGAGCCATCTATTTGATAGAAAAGATGTGGATGTTGCGTGGTGTCCGGGTTGTGGTAACTTTGGTATTTTAAAGCTTGTAAAAGAGGTTTTAGAAGAATTAAAAGTGCAGAAGAAGGACTGTGTAATAGTATCTGGAATAGGGCAGGCGGCAAAGACTCCTTACTATGTCGATACAAATATGTTTGGGGTTCTCCACGGTAGAGCACTCCCTGTTGCAACTGGCATAAAACTAAGTAATGAAAACCTCCATGTAATCGCCCAGGGCGGAGATGGCGACATGTACGGAGAGGGTGGCAATCACTTTATCCATACCATAAGAAGAGATGTAAATATAGTAAATATCGTTCACAATAACATGGTCTATGGCCTAACAAAAGGCCAAGCTTCACCTACGAGCCAAAAGGGCTTTGTAACTGGCGTGCAAGTTGGGGGAGTTATAAATGAGCCATTTAATCCTTTAGCAGTCGCCTTGTCTTTAAAAGCAGGATTTGTAGCACGCGTAAATATTGGCAATATAAAACATGCAAAAGAGGTTTTAAAAGAGGCATTTTTACATAGGGGTTACGCACTTGTTGATATTTTGCAGCCTTGTGTCACATTTAATAAGATAAACACCTATGATTGGTTTAGCGAAAATAGTTATATCTTAGATGACTCTTATGATGCGAGTGATTTTGAGCAAGCTGTAAAAAAGTCTTATGAGACTATTCCTATGCCCATAGGTATACTTTACAAAAATAAAAATAGCAGAATTCCATTTGAAGATGCTATAAGAGGCAAAGATGCTAAGCCGCTTCACACTTTAACTCACGATGTTAGTAAGATTCAAAGCTTGTTTGAGAGTTACTAGAAAACAAAGTCTTAGAGGCATCATTTACAAAGAAATTAAGCCCTTTATTAAACTAGGTTTTGAATTAAATGCTCTGAACAATTATTAAGTTGGATCCTGAATCAAGTTCAGGATGACAGACACGCCGTCATTCCGTGCTTGACACGGAATCTAGTTTATAGATTAATCAGAACACTTAATTCAATTTTAACTCTTTAAAAGATTCAATTAGAGTTAGTATTATAATATGAAGTGATTTATTTATTAAGTAAATACAATGTTATTCTTCTGTATAATCTCTGTAAATTTAAACTTTAAGGAAAAAAATGAAAAAATTAATTACAAAAGTAGCTTTGAGTGCTATCTTAGTTTTACCAAGTGTGTTGAGCGCAGAGCAAGCAAAAGGTCTAAATGTTTTGATAAACTCAGCAGATACACAAACTCAAGCTATGGCTATGGTTTTATCTATGATGAGCATCAAACAGCATAACAAAGAAGTTAGCATAGTTTTATGTGGAGCAGCTGGAGACTTAGCAGATAAAAATGTAAAAAGCACGCCTGTAAAGAGACCAGATGGCACAGAATCTTCTCCACAACAAAACCTACAGATGCTAATAAAGCTTGGTGCTAAAGTTGAAGTATGTCCACTATATCTGCCAAATGCTTCAAAAGATGCTTCGGTTTTACTAGAAGGTGTAACAGTAGCTAAGCCTCCGAAGGTAGCAGGAAGACTGCTTGACAAAGATTATCAAAATCTAAGTTTTTAAACTAGAGAGAGCATCAACAACACTGGAGATATTTACTCTTGCTTCTTGGAGTGTTTTTTGAGTTCTCTCAGAGAGTTTTCTAACTTCATCGGCAACTACTGCAAAACCTCGCCCGTGTTCTCCTGCTCTTGCTGCTTCGATGGCAGCGTTTAGAGCTAAAAGATTTGTTTGCTCAGCAATATCTGAGATAGTGTTTAAGATGCTAAAGATATCTTTTGACTGCTCTTGAAGAGCTTCTACTTTGTTGTCAAATTCTGCTGAGACGATCTCTTTTTCATCTTGAGATTTTTGTAGTTCAAGTGACTCTTTTATGAGACTCTCTTTTTGCTCATTAAGCTTTTGTATCTTTTTGTTTAACTCACTCTCTAAAAGCTTTTGAGACTCTTGCATCTGCTCTTGCTCTTTTTGGAGGGTAGAGTTTTTATTCTCAAGCTCTGAAATTTTTGGTGCGGTTGCACTCAAAGAATTTACTTCTTTGTTTAGCATCTCATTTAACTCTTTTAACTTTTGTATCTCAGCATGACTCTCACTTAGTTTTTCATCAGATATATCATCTCGCTCTTTAGCCAGAAGAGTCTCTTTTTTTCTTTCTGCTTTAAAGATAAGAAAGCCTATAGCTAGACCTAAAAGCAGCCCAAGAAGTCCAAAGATGCCACTAAAAAGCATAGAAGTTTTTTCTATAACTTTGTCTTTATAGATAATTTTATCTTCATAAACAACTCTATCTTTATAAACAATGTTTTCTTTTGTTTCTCTGTTTTTTATAAGCTCTTTAGCATCTCGCACCATCTCAACATAGAGTTCTCTCATCTCTCTTATCTGAGATGCATCTATGTTTTGGTTCTCTTCGTGGAGCTCTGAGAGTGTTTTTAGTGTGCGACTCTCAAGACCATCAAGCAGAGAACTTCTTGTCTCATCTAGTGATAGTGAGGTTGTTATATTTTCATGGGTTGAGAGTAAAAGAAAGTATAAGGAGACCTTTTGCTCAGCTGAGAGATTTGGCGAAATCCTATCTACATGTCTGTTTAACTCTTGATAGTTTAACTCTATAGCAGACGCAAATATATTTAAAGATAAAAAAAAGATTAGAAGTAGTGTTTTCATATAAAAAGATAAGCAATTTTTATACCAAAAATCACCTATCCTTAAAGTTTATGCGTATATGTTTTTGTTAAACTGATCAAACTCTTGAAGTGTTTTTTCTAGTAGTTTTTGAGTCTGCTCAAAAATATTTTCCATAAATTCAGTCGCATCTGATTGCTTTGACTTTTCTGGAATTTTTAACTCTCTCATAGATTTGTCAAACATCTCTACAATATTTGTCTTAATATGATTTTTACTATTTTCATCTCTCTCAAGACTAGGTTCAAATATACTAGCTATCTTGTTAGCTAATTGAGAGACAGGAGACTTAGGAGCCGCATCTTCAAGCTCTTTTAAAAATGAGTCAATATAAGGTTGTGCTACTTTCATAAAAGCGTCTATCTCTTTTTGATCTTGTGCATCTATGCCATTGCTCTCTACTGAAAACTTAAATGACTGCATCGATGAAAAACTCATAGATGTTTGTGAGCCGTTTTGATTTTGCTTATGACTCATAGATGCTGACTGATGGTTTGCAAAGTCCATCTTTATGACGTCTCCACTAGAAGTTCTCATTGCGATATTGAGGTCATGTGCTCTATAAGCATCCATCCCATAAGAAGTGTTCATAATATCCTCCATGATTTTATAGACTATAAATCGACCAAAGGGAGCAAAGTTTTAGGTCTATTTGCAGGGCTTTTTGGAAGTGAGGCTTTAGCCTCGCTTAATGTCACAGTTCCATGACACAAACGCCCAAACGCTATCCTTTGGTGCCCCAGGGGCATCTTTTATGTATAGCTCATAATACTCTCTTGCTTTTTGTTGTTGTACTTCATTTAAAGAGCCTAAGCTCCAAATGAGAGACTTTACAAACTCATCCTCGTCTGTATATCTAACACTTCCACTGCTTGTTGGGATATAGTCCACTTTTGGCAGATATCCCTCTTTGTAGAGTATGATGGGCAAGTACCAAAAGTCAGGCTTTGTAACTATTGTTTTGTCAATGTAGTCTAAGATTTTCATATCTACAAAGCTCCCACCTGCCATATAGCTGACATAACAAGCCTTTCTAGCAAGATTAGAGATTTTTAAAAGTGCCGCCTCTATATCTAAGACTTCAATGCTTCTAGATGCTACGACAATATCTACGGCTTCTATCTCACTCCAGTCATCATCCCAACCCATATGATAAGTTGTGATGTTTGTAATACCTTCAGCCTCTGCAAATGATTCTAACTCATCAAGCATCTTGCGAGAAAAATCTATAGCTATAACTCGTTTTACTTTTTTAGCAAGCGGAATAGCAAGTGTTCCTGGTCCACAGCCCACATCAAGCACCACATCATCTTTGTCAATCTCCATCTTAGAGATAAAATCCTCAACATAGTGAGATTTTTGCATCCGTGGAGCCATCTCTTTTGACTTTTTGTCCCACTCATCACTACTTTTACGCTTAAAAACACTCTTTTGTTTATGCTCTTTGTACATCTTTGCAAAGTCAATTGGTTCTAAAAACATCTTATTCCTTAAAATTTATAATTTAGTGCTGCAAAATATTCACGACCAGCTTCTACAAAACCAGGATCGTACTCTATAAGTTCATCTGTAAGGTTTTTTATACCTATCTCAGCTTGAATAGTTTTAGCGTAGTTGTATATTACTTTGGCGTCAAAAGTTGTTATGCTAGACATTTTTACATAGTCTCTATTTGCGATTTGTTGATACTCGTCATCTCTAAATTTCATATTTGCATATATAGAGAATCCTGCTCCTATTTTTTGCTCTACATAAGCAAAAAATTGATTTTCAGGGACACCTGTTCTTTTTACATCGCTATCGTTTTTGTTCTTAACATCTACAAAAGCATAATTTGCACCAACTTTTGTAGAGTCGTTCATGTAAGTTGCTTCTAGCTCAAGCCCTTTATGCTCAAAATCTCCAACATTTTGATTTTGCTCTTTTGTTGGGTCTGGAGCATATATTACACTCTGCACCGCGTCATTAATTTTAGAGTAGTAAAGATTTGCTCCAGCAGTGATATTTTTAGTAGTGTAATTATAACTAAGCTCAAAGTGATTTGCTATCTCTTTGTCTAAGTCAACATTTGGAACCGAGGTTCCCATGCGTCTTGAATATCTATCTTTCATACTCGGCAAATATGTTTTTTGTGCAGCACTAGCTCTTAGTTTTGAGCTCACATCTAGCGCGTAAACTAAAGCCACTTGAGGAGTAAAAGCATCTTGAGTTGTTAGTTTCATCATGTTTGTATAGGCACTGTTTGTATCATAAAGTTTGTCGCTCTCTCGCCTATCATAACTTAGTCCTGCTAATATTTTAAAAGACTCTGTGATGCTATACTCATCTTCTACACCAAGTGAGATGGTGTTGTCTTCATAGTCTTCATCTAGTGTTTCACTTCCTGTAACCTTGTCTATATCATAAGCACGATGCACATCTTTTTTGTAGTTTAGAGCTAGTTTTAAGAAGTTGCTATCGGTTTGCAGCCCATACTCAAGCCTTTCTCCATAACTATAATCATCATAACGACTCTTCCATGACTTACCAAAGTTCATAGATGAGTGCTCTATATTGTCATAAGAGTGGATTGAGTTTTTTATAGTGTCATAGTAAGCTAGGGCTTTTATATAACTGTTGCCAAAGTTTTTTTGTCCTGAAATAGAGAAAGTCTCTTTATCCCAATATGGCCAATCCCAATAACGAACACTCGACCGTGTGCTATCTACACTAGTTGGTTGCTCTTTTACGCCCTGCTGATTTGCGTAAGTGATGGCTATCTCACTCGCATCATCTGCGATGAAACCCGCTTTTAGGCTTATCTTTTTATCGGTTGACTCAGATCTAAGTCTATCGCCTTTTGGTTGGACTGAGCCTAAGGTTGGTCTGTAATCATCACTCATTCTAAAGTGGTCTCTCTTGTTGTAAGAACCACTAAGTTGAGCGTAAAAACTACCCACTCTTGAACCTACATTTATACTCTCAACATGCCTTGACATCTGCGCATCGCTATCTAAGATAATCTCGCCCTTTATGTTTCCCTCTAGTTCTTTTGTAGGTTTTTTAGAGATGATATTTATCACACCACCCATAGTATTTGCACCATAAGCTACAGATGAGTAACCTTTAGAGATATCTATCTGTGCAATGTCATTTGTGAGAAATCTATCATAATCAAAGTTTCCATCATAAGGCACATAGACAGGGATACCATCTATAAAAACACCGATTCTCTTCGCATCAAAACCACGGATGCTTAGTGTCGTCTCTCCTCTTGCACCCATCTTACTCATGCTAATCCCACTCACATTATCAAGTGACTCGGACACAGTTTGCTCATTGTTTTGCTCTATAGTTTGTGAAGTTATAGTTTGCTCTATAACATTTACATCCTCTATAGAGCTTGCAACACTTACTTTACCCAAAGTGTAACTACCATCAGCAAGTGCTAAAGATGCAACCACTGAGAGGGCTATAAAACTTTTTTTCATCTTTTTTTTTTCCTTATATTTTTAGTTTTATATCTTTACTAAAAATCTTTAAAACTTAAACTCATAAGATGTGCCTATTACTCTTCCTTGATCTTCAAATCCGAAGATGGTCATGTAGTTTTCATCAAGAAGGTTTCTGCTGTAGAGTGATAATTTGGCATCGTTTTGAAATAGTTTGTGGTTGTAGTCCAAAGAGATATTTATAGAGATAAAATCCCCTACATCATGATACTTTTTGTCAATCGTAAAAAAGTTAGACTCATAAGTGCTTAGATATTTACCAGAAAAATTTAGAGCATAGTTCCCGATTTTTTTCTGCATAAGCGCAGAGATATTGTGTTTTGGTATCTCGTTTTTCTTTGCATCAGCCGTTGCATGAGCGTAGCTAAATGAGTAGTAAAAGGAGTCTACTTTACCATCAAAACCAAATTCCCCACCATATCTTTTTTGATCTATCTGATTAAATACTATATATGGATCATTGTTTGTTCCAAAATAAAGAGGCGATTTTATGTTTTTATTGTCATATAAGAAGAGATTTAGCGTAGGATTAAAGTATTGATTTACTACTTTTTTTACTCCTAGCTCATATCTATAATTTTTTTCATCTTTCATAGCAGACCCATCTGCGCTCATGGCATCATCAGTAGTTCCTGATGTTAGATATGCAAATCTTGCACTAGCTTCTAAAGAGTTGCTAAATTTATAAAGAGCTCCAAATGAAAAAGCTATAGAAGCTTTCGCCCACTTATCTTCTATAATAGAGAGTTTTTGATTGTTGAGTTTTGTAACATTATCTGCCAAGACAGAGTTTGGATCATATCTCTCAACAGATGAATCAGTGTGTTTTTTATCAACTCTTAGTGACTCATCAACTATTAGTTTATTATCCATAAAGGCGTGAGAAGCATGTAAAAAAGCACCGTAAATCTGCTCTTTTCTTTGATATCCTTCATAAAACAGTTCTCCGTTTGGCGCATCATAATACATCGCTTGAGTACCAACTTTTACTATTGTATTGTCTAGTTTTATTGCATGTCTTAAGTCGATTGAGTCTGTGCTTTGTGTTCCTTTGAAATATAAACCTGGCGCTTGGGATGGATTTGTTCTATCATAATCTTGGCTCCAAAGAGTTTTGGAGTGAGAGAGTTGCAGGGTTGTTCTGTTGTTGGCACCGAAATCTTTTTCAAAGATAGCTGAGACAAATTCATTCTCTATAGGTTCATATCTCCAACGAGAAGCACCAACCATGCTCATATCATTTGTTGCTCTTTGTGTCTCTTTTTCTGAATTAGAATAGTATGTACTGATAGTAGCCGTAAACTCATCACCGACATAACCACTTTTTAAAAATATAGAGCCTCTATCTTCAGCGGTGTTGTAGTCTTTTTTCCCATTGGTAGATAATCCGTTGACACTTGCTAAATAAAAGATCTTATCATGAATGCCCCCATAGCTTAAATCTACTTTCTTTGTATCAAAACTCTCGTATGAAAATTTTGCAACTCCACCGTTGTCTTGTGGGAGTTTTGTTTTTATCACGATAAAACCTAAAGTAGGAGCACCGTTTGGAGTTCCAAAACCGGCAATAGGTCCGAGTGTTAATGCACTAGCATCTCTTATAACCTCGATAGACTCTACAACATCAACGCTTAGAGATTCAAGGATTCTCAAAGAGGACATCGGCGAGAGTAGGGCACCATCTAAAATCACTCCAAATGCCGCTGCGCTATAGATATTTGAGCTTCCACGAAATGTTATGATTGCAGAGTTTTTTCGCCCTTGGAATTGAACATTTGCCCCTGCTGTTTGGTTGATAGCTTCAAATATATTTTTAGGATTGGCTATCTTTATCTCCTCTTCACTTAGCTTGTCAATGGCAAGTTTTGAAGTCTCAGGTGCACTAAAAGCCTCATTTTGGGAGAGTGTTCTAGGGTTTTCATTTTCGCTTACACTAAC includes:
- a CDS encoding class I SAM-dependent methyltransferase; the encoded protein is MFLEPIDFAKMYKEHKQKSVFKRKSSDEWDKKSKEMAPRMQKSHYVEDFISKMEIDKDDVVLDVGCGPGTLAIPLAKKVKRVIAIDFSRKMLDELESFAEAEGITNITTYHMGWDDDWSEIEAVDIVVASRSIEVLDIEAALLKISNLARKACYVSYMAGGSFVDMKILDYIDKTIVTKPDFWYLPIILYKEGYLPKVDYIPTSSGSVRYTDEDEFVKSLIWSLGSLNEVQQQKAREYYELYIKDAPGAPKDSVWAFVSWNCDIKRG
- a CDS encoding TonB-dependent receptor plug domain-containing protein, with protein sequence MKKSFIALSVVASLALADGSYTLGKVSVASSIEDVNVIEQTITSQTIEQNNEQTVSESLDNVSGISMSKMGARGETTLSIRGFDAKRIGVFIDGIPVYVPYDGNFDYDRFLTNDIAQIDISKGYSSVAYGANTMGGVINIISKKPTKELEGNIKGEIILDSDAQMSRHVESINVGSRVGSFYAQLSGSYNKRDHFRMSDDYRPTLGSVQPKGDRLRSESTDKKISLKAGFIADDASEIAITYANQQGVKEQPTSVDSTRSSVRYWDWPYWDKETFSISGQKNFGNSYIKALAYYDTIKNSIHSYDNIEHSSMNFGKSWKSRYDDYSYGERLEYGLQTDSNFLKLALNYKKDVHRAYDIDKVTGSETLDEDYEDNTISLGVEDEYSITESFKILAGLSYDRRESDKLYDTNSAYTNMMKLTTQDAFTPQVALVYALDVSSKLRASAAQKTYLPSMKDRYSRRMGTSVPNVDLDKEIANHFELSYNYTTKNITAGANLYYSKINDAVQSVIYAPDPTKEQNQNVGDFEHKGLELEATYMNDSTKVGANYAFVDVKNKNDSDVKRTGVPENQFFAYVEQKIGAGFSIYANMKFRDDEYQQIANRDYVKMSSITTFDAKVIYNYAKTIQAEIGIKNLTDELIEYDPGFVEAGREYFAALNYKF
- a CDS encoding TonB-dependent receptor; its protein translation is MKFKIKLSLCLVAILAASSSFAQSNYKLEKVSVSENENPRTLSQNEAFSAPETSKLAIDKLSEEEIKIANPKNIFEAINQTAGANVQFQGRKNSAIITFRGSSNIYSAAAFGVILDGALLSPMSSLRILESLSVDVVESIEVIRDASALTLGPIAGFGTPNGAPTLGFIVIKTKLPQDNGGVAKFSYESFDTKKVDLSYGGIHDKIFYLASVNGLSTNGKKDYNTAEDRGSIFLKSGYVGDEFTATISTYYSNSEKETQRATNDMSMVGASRWRYEPIENEFVSAIFEKDFGANNRTTLQLSHSKTLWSQDYDRTNPSQAPGLYFKGTQSTDSIDLRHAIKLDNTIVKVGTQAMYYDAPNGELFYEGYQRKEQIYGAFLHASHAFMDNKLIVDESLRVDKKHTDSSVERYDPNSVLADNVTKLNNQKLSIIEDKWAKASIAFSFGALYKFSNSLEASARFAYLTSGTTDDAMSADGSAMKDEKNYRYELGVKKVVNQYFNPTLNLFLYDNKNIKSPLYFGTNNDPYIVFNQIDQKRYGGEFGFDGKVDSFYYSFSYAHATADAKKNEIPKHNISALMQKKIGNYALNFSGKYLSTYESNFFTIDKKYHDVGDFISINISLDYNHKLFQNDAKLSLYSRNLLDENYMTIFGFEDQGRVIGTSYEFKF